A single window of Uloborus diversus isolate 005 chromosome 5, Udiv.v.3.1, whole genome shotgun sequence DNA harbors:
- the LOC129222811 gene encoding uncharacterized protein LOC129222811, translating to MKSFVVASFLVVALVGGVCCRRLPRQAEEAVPDVDAADVTTAAPNPKVEKLNNAMSFMLADLNNQAALGVPLDPKKVAAINKLAMIVTILGGEVNEPNQVMMSNLATPPPAYADKGAAASA from the exons atgaaatcatttgtGGTTGCCAGCTTCTTAGTTGTCGCACTTGTTGGAG GCGTTTGTTGTCGGAGATTGCCGAGGCAAGCCGAAGAAGCAGTACCAGATGTAGACGCAGCAGATGTTACGACAGC TGCCCCCAATCCCAAAGTTGAAAAACTGAATAACGCCATGTCATTCATGTTGGCGGACTTGAACAACCAGGCAGCTTTGGGGGTACCACTGGATCCCAAGAAAGTTGCTGCG atCAACAAATTGGCAATGATTGTGACCATCTTGGGAGGTGAAGTCAACGAACCAAACCAGGTCATGATGTCCAACCTTGCAACGCCGCCACCCGCTTATGCTGACAAAGGCGCTGCTGCATCTGCTTAA